The following are from one region of the Chanos chanos chromosome 10, fChaCha1.1, whole genome shotgun sequence genome:
- the LOC115822747 gene encoding melanoregulin: MWTSDSSDSETALACPSGGEHETQTWASQHASSSFTEGESDEELQAFIRMRDQADKATEEWEKLNYDIHSLRCTRREVCTRWKKILLQLGYQKEVDSLLRVNKQTVLGDWENAERARELMEILCEDSGLFPRGVSPNERYFFIMDRLVSLDSADDFVRLAKEKYPKTEP, translated from the exons ATGTG GACCAGTGATTCcagtgacagtgagacagcacTGGCATGCCCGTCCGGAGGAGAGCACGAGACACAGACGTGGGCCAGCCAGCACGCCTCCAGTTCCTTTACAGAGGGAGAGTCAGACGAAGAGCTCCAAGCCTTCATCAGGATGAGAGACCAGGCTGACAAGGCCACGGAG gagtgGGAGAAGCTGAACTATGACATTCACTCGTTGCGGTGTACTCGGAGAGAGGTGTGCACACGCTGGAAGAAGATTCTGTTGCAGTTGG GTTACCAGAAGGAGGTGGATTCTCTGTTGAGGGTGAATAAACAGACAGTCCTAGGTGACTGGGAGAACGCGGAGAGGGCCAGGGAGCTGATGGAGATCCTGTGTGAGGACTCTGGCCTGTTTCCCAGAGGAGTGAGCCCTAATGAGAGATACTTCTTCATCATG gATCGCTTGGTTTCTCTGGACAGCGCAGACGATTTTGTCCGACTGGCGAAGGAGAAATATCCCAAGACAGAGCCATAA